The Acropora muricata isolate sample 2 chromosome 5, ASM3666990v1, whole genome shotgun sequence genome includes a window with the following:
- the LOC136917333 gene encoding uncharacterized protein, which translates to MAGITPHRLGLCSEVHHEFLDPKKTSSWTHLLRVTSWVFWFVTSCRHKNEHVKVTKGPLSVEELMNSEEFWVKKAQAQAYFDDLTRLAAGKEVHCSSDLRSLYPYTDEKGMLRVGGRLKHAPIPHQAKHPAILPKKHDIVPLILSHLHQRLNHSGVEHILAELWQRYWIPKVRSALKKIAKSCHVCRKHNAKPDPPLMASLPQSRLQAFTPPFYNTGVDYFGPLLVKGRRSTVKRYGFLFTCLVTRAVHLEIAHSLETDSFIMALRRMMARRGKPRNIYSDNGTNFVGAERELKECLDGMNQAKISDTLSQDRIQWFFNPPSAPHFGGVWERLVKSAKKALKIILNGQLVNDETLLTLMAEVESLLNSRPLTHVSVDPKDLEAITPNHFLIGRNSPNIPPDVFDERDLNSRKRWRQAQTLTDHFWRRWLREYVPALTERRKWRTRSQSDAQIGDLVLVVEDNLPRGRWNLGRVVKTFPGDDGLIRTVEVQTKQGTFKRPVVKLCLLEEAERSV; encoded by the coding sequence aTGGCGGGGATAACCCCTCATAGGCTGGGTCTCTGTTCTGAAGTCCACCACGAGTTTCTAGATCCAAAGAAGACCTCTTCGTGGACCCATTTACTGCGAGTTACCTCCTGGGTATTTTGGTTTGTGACAAGCTGTCGTCACAAAAATGAACATGTGAAAGTTACTAAAGGCCCCTTGTCTGTGGAAGAGCTTATGAATTCTGAAGAATTCTGGGTTAAGAAGGCCCAAGCTCAAGCTTACTTCGATGACCTGACCCGGTTAGCGGCAGGAAAGGAGGTACACTGCAGCAGTGACCTTAGATCCCTGTACCCTTACACAGACGAGAAGGGCATGTTGCGCGTCGGAGGTCGACTGAAACATGCTCCAATTCCGCATCAAGCCAAACATCCTGCTATTCTTCCTAAGAAACATGACATTGTTCCCTTGATCTTGTCACACCTGCATCAAAGGCTAAATCACTCTGGAGTAGAGCATATCCTGGCTGAATTATGGCAACGGTATTGGATCCCCAAGGTGAGATCTGCTCTCAAGAAAATAGCCAAGTCGTGCCATGTTTGCAGAAAACACAACGCCAAACCAGATCCTCCCCTGATGGCAAGCCTGCCTCAAAGCAGACTTCAGGCTTTCACCCCACCCTTTTACAACACTGGTGTGGATTATTTTGGCCCGCTGTTAGTCAAAGGGAGAAGATCAACGGTAAAGCGCTATGGCTTCCTGTTCACCTGCTTGGTGACAAGAGCAGTACACTTAGAAATTGCACACTCACTCGAAACAGACAGCTTTATCATGGCGCTGCGAAGAATGATGGCTAGAAGAGGAAAACCGAGAAACATCTACAGCGACAACGGGACCAATTTTGTTGGAGCTGAACGAGAACTTAAGGAGTGCCTTGATGGAATGAACCAGGCCAAGATCTCAGACACCCTGTCACAAGACAGAATCCAGTGGTTCTTCAACCCTCCTTCAGCTCCTCATTTCGGGGGAGTCTGGGAGAGACTTGTTAAATCAGCAAAGAAAGCTCTGAAGATCATCCTGAACGGCCAACTGGTGAATGATGAAACTCTGCTCACATTAATGGCAGAAGTTGAGAGTCTGCTCAACAGCCGACCGCTAACTCACGTTAGCGTTGACCCTAAGGACCTTGAAGCAATCACTCCTAACCATTTCCTCATTGGAAGGAACAGCCCAAACATACCTCCCGATGTCTTTGATGAGAGAGATCTTAATTCCAGAAAGCGGTGGAGACAAGCCCAGACGCTAACTGACCATTTCTGGAGAAGATGGTTACGTGAGTATGTGCCCGCGCTTACCGAGAGGAGGAAGTGGAGAACCAGATCTCAAAGTGATGCCCAAATTGGAGACCTGGTACTAGTAGTTGAGGACAATTTGCCCCGTGGCCGATGGAATCTTGGCCGGGTCGTGAAGACATTCCCAGGAGATGACGGCCTCATTCGTACTGTCGAAGTTCAGACGAaacaaggaacattcaaacGGCCAGTCGTCAAGCTTTGCCTCCTTGAGGAGGCCGAACGTAGTGTATAG